Below is a window of Salvelinus alpinus chromosome 34, SLU_Salpinus.1, whole genome shotgun sequence DNA.
taagcggcactatgaagaccaaggaggtctccaaacaggtcagggacaaagttgtggagaagtacagatcagggttggaatGTCAGATCTTTGAAAGCAGTGCTGAGCCACACAGTTCAAACGTCACCTTTCAGTGGTTACTTTTCCTTTCTGTTTAAATATATGTTGAAATCTCAACAACGTCTTGGTTGATTTCCACAGTTTCTAAATCATAAAAGTCAGACATCTGCATCCTCCCACGTTACATCAGGATCTTTGTGTTAAAATGACATGTTTAATCAGTCAGCACAGTTCCTTCTTGTTCCCCAAGCACTGGCATGACACCTATAACACATGAACTGCTTACTTAGCTAAACCTCAAGTTTCAGTAGAAATGAGTCCACTAAAATGTACCAGTCTGTCTTTGCATACCAATCAACTGTGAATAGTCTACATTTAGAGAATTTGCACAAGCGATCATCCAACTCATGGAATAATCTGATTTCTCTTGGATCCGTCCATTGAAGTCTTTGTCATACATGGCTGGGTCGGTTATTCAAATGACCATTTAACTTTTTACTGACCACAATCTGTTTGGTGGCTGCGTTTAGAAGGAGACTTCTGTTAAGACTGGGTTAGTTATTCAAATGACCATTTCATCTTTTACTGACCACAATCTGTGTGGTGGCTGCGTGTAGTGAGCCTAATAGTGAGTGTTGTGAAAGCTTTCCCTGGAACTTGACAGCTGACCTTTTAGCAGTGATGTCATTGTAACGAAGTTCAGAACGTACCATAAACTCCCTCCACAACTAGCTTGAAATGCGGATGGAGCGATCCCATTGGTACCTTCTGGGTGGCTCAAACCGTTGGAACGTTGTCAATGAGGGTGGTGACCTGTGTGTTAGCAAAGCAGAGGTCCCGAGTTCGAGACAGAAATTTGCCGTATCGAGGAAGTGATTCTCGCTAAGCAAGCAATATGACCTGTAACATCAGTGGTTCTCACAATCAACACATTTTAATTTGACTGGTGACAGCAATATTACAGACAAGAAAATTGTAATCTATAACATTGGACACAAGATTACAgtaacatttaaataaatacattagctATATTGTCGCACGAAGgatattttaattatttattttataaatgtGGGTCATATGTAGGCCAATGAAATTAGATTCAAGAAGATGTATATGCATCGGCttttcccatgaaactgattgatatCATCATAGGCTATTCCAATGAAACTGATTGATATCATCATAGactattcccatgaaactgattgatatCATCACAGGCTATTCCAATGAAACTGATTGATATCATCACAGGCttttcccatgaaactgattgatatCATCACAGGCTATTCCAATGAAACTGATTGATATCATCATAGactattcccatgaaactgattgatatCATCATAGACTATTAccatgaaactgattgatatCATCATAGACCTCCTGTAGGTgtttactccaaccctgttcctggagagatttcctcctgtaggttttaactccaaccctgttcctggagagataccctcctgtaggtgttcactccaaccctgttcctggagagataccctcctgtaggtttacattacaaccctgttcctggagagtcaccctcctgtaggtttacattacaaccctgttcctggagaggtaccatcctgtaggtgttcactccaaccctgttcctggagagctaccctcctgtaggttttcattctaacccattctaacaggattagactacatcAGTTTCTGGGTAataatatgaacaggattagactacaccAGTTactggataacaatatgaacaggattagactacaccagttcacatcagtcactggataataatatgaacaggattagactacaccAGTTCACATCAGTTactggttaacaatatgaacaggattagactataccagttcacattagtcactgggtaacaatatgaacaggattagactacaccagttcacattagtcactgggtaacaatatgaacaggattagactacaccagttcacatcagtcactggataataatatgaacaggattagactacaccAGTTCACACCAGTTACTgtgtaacaatatgaacaggattagactataccagttcacattagtcactgggtaacaatatgaacaggattagactaaaTCAGTTActggtaaacaatatgaacaggattagactacaccAGTTCACATCAGTCACTgtgtaacaatatgaacaggattagactacaccAGTTCACAACAGTTACTgggtaacaatatgaacaggattagactacaccAGTTCACACCAGTTACTGGgtacaatatgaacaggattagactacaccAGTTCACATCAGTCACTGTGTAACAatatggcattttgaaacgctcagttatcggccttagatatatccatctgtaatttaattcgatataggtgttagaaacatcataacgaagttattttaaaccgagttatatcagtttatgcgagtatattgcaattttctgaatttccttagtattgcgttttgaacatttgggcacgtcttcgccacatggctaatgtttgctgctaattcctaagttgaagacggcaatctacaaccCAGCAatgatgattctggacaaaggaccacttgcccaagattctgatggaagctcgtccaaaagtaagagctatttatgatgttattccgtatttatgtggaaaaatgtaaaagaatttgtccgccattattgcggcactggtctggctgtaacgcacactgtatgtctagtaacgttaattttaaaaatctaacacagcggttgcattaataactaatgcatctttcaattgctgtccaacctgtattttttagtcaagtttacgattatttatcgattagattaggtgcctctccaagatagcgccggccagaatgcatgaaatgctgcaactgttcacattgtataaccacgatttgtgccgctaaatatgcacattttcgaacaaaacctatatgcattgtgtaatatgatgttacaggactgtcatctgatgaagtatatcaaggttagtcaaaaattatatatcttttgctggattgttacgatcgctaacctttgctactggtaaacggcttgtgtttccggctattgtggtaagctaatataatgctaaattgtgttttcgctgtaaaacacttaaaaaatctgaaatattggctggattcacaagatgttggtctttcatttgctgtatgctgtgtatttttcagaaatgttttatgatgagtatttcggtatttgacgttggtctctgtaattattctggctgcttcggcactatttcagattgcagctgcaatgtagaactgtgatttatacctgaaatatgcaaatttttctaaaaaaaacatatgctatacaataaatatgttatcagactgtcatctgatgaagttgttttttggttagtgactatttatatctttatttggtcgaaattgtgatagctacctatccaggaaaaaaatggtgggaaaaaaaagttgtgtcttttgctatcgtggttagctaatagatttacatattgtgtcttccctgtaaaacattttaaaaatcagaaatgatggctggattcacaagatgtgtatctttcatctggtgtcttggacttgtgatttaatgatatttagatgctaatatttacttgtgacgctatgctaggctatgctagtctgcttttttactgtggggggtgctcccggatccgggatggtgtggAAGTAGAAGATAACttaggccagggcgtgacagtaactgTTATTAACTAACTGGTGCTTGTTTGGAACTAAACCCTGCAATACCTATTCACTCCAGGACATAAAGGGTTAAAAGTCCCTGAACTGACAGAATGTGATCTTATATGATGATATATTTAGTCTGTTTTTACAGAATAAACCATATAAATATAGTTAGGTGAATATGAATAGTTGTAAGGACTATATATTACACAGTAACATGTGAGATGATTAGTGAAGTCAGGTGTGGTGCTTGGTTGGAACTAAACCCTGCAATACCTATTCACTCCAGGACATAAAGGGTTAAAAGTCCCTGAACTGACAGAATGTGATCTTATACAACGATATAGAGTCTGTAGACAGTCTGTAGATACAGAATCAACCAGATAAATATAGTTAGGAGAATATGAATAGTTATAAGGACTATATATTACACAGCTACACGTGTGTAGATATCTCCTTCAGTTATTGTCATAATgtcattgtcacgacttccgccgaagtcggttcctctccttgtttggcggtcgacgtcaccggtcttctagccatcgccgatccacctttcattttccatttgttttgtcttgttttcccacacacctggtgtacatttccctcattacttgttgtgtatttaatcctctgttcccccccatgtctgtgtgtgaaatgGTTCAGTGTTTCGTGCATGTGCACGTTAGACTGGTTGCGCTGCACGTTAGACTGGTTGCGCTGCACGTTAGACTGGTTGCGCTGCACGTTAGACTGGTTGCGCTGGGTTATGTTACCCGTACTGTGTTTACTGTTCTTAGTGCCGTGTGTTTCTCCTAAATAAAAGGCTCCGTTTGATACCAaaattctgctctcctgcgcctgactcccttACAGCCAGTTACGCATACCTAACAGTCATAACAcatcgtggaagttagagtagcagtgatatTACCCCTTATTGTCATAATGTCATAACACAttgtggaagttagagtagcagtgatagAGTGTATTACCCCGGCGCATAGTGCAATAAATATGCTGAtagtagccttgttctcaaaacaggttaaaatccccagctacaataaatgcatcctcaggatatatggtttccagtttacatggagtccagtgaagttccttaagggccgtcttggtgtctgcttgagggggaatgtacaccgcTGAGACGATGACTGACCAGAATTCTCTTGGGAAAACCTAGTACATGTTCAGTAGGgcgtgtgtttgtttctgtgggTCCAAATCTAAACTCCATTAGTCTCACCATATTTCAAGTGTTTTCAACAACATTTACAGGACTGTTTATAGTCCTCTACGTTCAACCTTTTTGTTCTCAGAAGATGCAGGGAAACAGGAAGGCCATGGTCTTTCTGTCATGCAGTGTTTATGTCAGtgtaataaaacctaataaaGACAGAAATACCAACAACAGTAATGATGGAGACACTAGTGTTGCTGCTATGGTGAACTTTAATGaactgtgtagagagagagatggacagagagagagatggacagagagagagaggggtggacagagagagagggggacagagagagagaggggtggacagagagagagggggacagagagagagatggacagagagagagagatggacagagagagagagatggaccgagagagaggggtggacagagagagagggagatggacagagcgagagagagagagatggacagagagagggagagatggacagagagagggagatggacagagagagggagatggaaagagagagagagatggacagagagagagatggacagagagagagatggacagacagagggagatggacagacagagggagatggacagacagagggagatggacagacagagagagatggacagagagagagagatggacagagagagaggggtggacagagagagagggggatggacagagagagaggggtggacagagagagagggagatggacagagagagggagatggacagagagagagatggacagacagagggagatggacagacagagggagacggacagacagagggagacggacagacagagggaaatggacagacagagggagatggacagagagagagatggacagggagagaggggtggacagagagagagggatggacagagagagagatggacagagagagagatagacagacagagggagatggacagagagagggagatggacagacagagggagatggacagacagagggagatggacagacagaggaagatggacagaaagagagatggacagagagagagagatggacagagagagagatggacagagagagggggatggacagagagagagatggacagagagagagggagatggacagagagagatggacagagagagatggacagagagagatggacagagagagggagatggacagagagagagagatggacagagagaggtggatgaacagagagaagggggtggacagagagagagatggacagagagagagatggacagagcgagagagatggacagagagagagagatggacagagagagagagatggacagagagagggggatgtacagagagaagggggtggacagagagagtgaaagagagaaagaaaatattcAGTTCTATATTTCCACCATTGAAatagtgtacactattagtatccatacagacagtgtacactattagtatccatacagacagtgtacactattagtatccatacagacagtgtacactattagtatccatacagacagtgtacactagtaGTATCCATatagacagtgtacactattagtatccatgcagacagtgtacactattagtatccatgcagacagtgtacactattagtatccatacagacagtgtacactattagtatccatacagacagtgtacactattagtatccatacagacagtgtacactattagtatccaggcagacagtgtacactattagtatccatacagacagtgtacactattagtatccatacagacagtgtacactattagtatccatacagacagtgtatactattagtatccatacagacagtgtatactattagtatccatacagacagtgtacactattagtatccatacagacagtgttcactattagtatccatacagacagtgtacactattagtatccatacagacagtgtatactattagtatccatacagacagtgtatactattagtatccatacagacagtgtacactattagtatccatacagacagtgtacactattagtatccatacagacagtgtacactattagtatccatacagacagtgtacactattagtatccatacagacagtgtatactattagtatccatacagacagtgtatactattagtatccatacagacagtgtacactattagtatccatacagacagtgtacactattagtatccatacagacagtgttcactattagtatccatacagacagtgtacactattagtatccatacagacagtgtacactattagtatccatacagacagtgttcactattagtatccatacagacagtgtacactattagtatccatacagacagtgtacactattagtatccatacagaccgtgtacactattagtatccaaacagacagtgtatactattagtatccatacagacagtgtacactattagtatccatacagacagtgtacactattagtatccatacagacagtgttcactattagtatccatacagacagtgtacactattagtatccatacagacagtgtacactattagtatccatacagacagtgtacactattagtatccatacagacagtgttcactattagtatccatacagacagtgtacactattagtatccatacagacagtgtacactattagtatccatacagaccgtgtacactattagtatccaaacagacagtgtatactattagtatccatacagacagtgtacactattagtatccatacagacagtgtacactattagtatccatacagacagtgttcactattagtatccatacagacagtgtacactattagtatccatacagacagtgtacactattagtatccatacagacagtgtacactattagtatccatacagacagtgttcactattagtatccatacagacagtgtacactattagtatccatacagacagtgtacactattagaaTCCATACAGACAGTCATTGGTCTCAGGATTTGTGTTGTCAGTGACAACACAACGGTAACATCTGTTGACCCATTTATTGTTTTCCTTAATTCTAACACAACGATATAAAGGCAGGTGTCCATCTATTCTCTTGAAGGATTCCAACATCCACTGCCTAGAGGGGTTGGGCACTCCTGGATGGTTCCTTGAACGGTCCCAAACCGAGGAGAAAACAAAGGCCTTACGATCGTTGTGAAAGTCTTTGAAGACCTTCATTAAGGGGACAATATCGTTTCGTCCATTAGGGTTGTTGCATTTCTCCAGACAGGGAGAGTAGGTGGAGAAGAAGACGATACAGTCACCAGCATTATGATCAGCTCTATTTATCAGTGTCTGCATTGGGCTGAGGTTATCACCACTCAAGAGACGGTACTCAGCATGGTCTGTTTTAGTTCTGCCATTCTGGACTATTCTAAGAGGTGTGGCTGCGATGAGCCGGTTTCCTGTGTAGACATTGTTACCATTAAGTGCGTTCTGGACAACCTGAGGTTGCACGCCTACATCAAAGATTGCTCTATTTTGGGTGCACTGCTGTTGGGTGAGTAAGACAGCCATGGCATACTGGCGTCCCCTAAGGCCGAACCTGAACaacagacagaagagacagaacacagaggatcagacacattacaaacagacaggagacagaagagacagaacacagaggatcagaaacattacaaacagaaaggagacagaagagacagaacacagaggatcagaaacattacaaacagacaggagacagaacacagaggatcagaaacattataaacagacaggagacagaagagacagaacacacaggatcagaaacattataaacagacaggagacagaagagacagaacacagaggatcagaaacattataaacagacaggagacagaagagacagaacacagaggatcagtaacattataaacagacaggagacagaagagacagaacacacaggatcagtaacattataaacagacaggagacagaagagacagaacacagaggatcagaaacattataaacagacaggagacagaagagacagaacacagaggatcagaaacattacaaacagacaggagacagaagagacagaacacagaggatcagaaacattacaaacagacaggagacagaagagacagaacacagaggatcagaaacattacaaacagacaggagacagaagagacagaacacagaggatcagaaacattacaaacagacaggagacaaaagagacagaacacacaggatcagtaacattataaacagacaggagacagaagagacagaacacagaggatcagaaacattataaacagacaggagacagaagagacagaacacagaggatcagaaacattacaaacagacaggagacagaagagacagaacacagaggatcagtaacattacaaacagacaggagacagaagagacagaacacaggatcagaaacattacaaacagacaggagacagaagagacagaacacagaggatcagaaacattacaaacagacaggagacagaagagacagaacacagaggatcagaaacattataaacagacaggagacagaagagacagaacacagaggatcagaaacattacaaacagacaggagacagaagagacagaacacagaggatcagaaacattacaaacagacaggagacagaagagacagaacacagaggatcagaaacattataaacagacaggagacagaagagacagaacacagaggatcagaaacattataaacagacaggagtcagaagagacagaacacagaggatcagacacattataaacagacaggagacagaacacaggatcagaaacattacaaacagacaggagacagaagagacagaacacaggatcagaaacattacaaacagacaggagacagaagagacagaacacagaggatcagaaacattacaaacagacaggagacagaagagacagaacaaagAGGATCAGacacattataaacagacaggagacagaacacagaggatcagaaacattacaaacagacaggagacagaagagacaggagacagaggatcagaaacattacaaacagacaggagacagaagagacagaacacagaggatcagaaacattacaaacagacaggagacagaagagacagaacacagaggatcagacacattacaaacagacaggagacagaagagacagaacacagaggatcagtaacattacaaacagacaggagacagaagagacagaacacagaggatcagaaacattacaaacagacaggagacagagaagacagaacacagaggatcagacacattacaaacagacaggagacagaagagacatcaacacagaggatcagaaacattacaaacagacaagagacagaaaagacagaacacagaggatcagtaacattacaaacagacaggagacagaagagacagaacacagaggatcagaaacattataaacagacaggagacagaagagacagaacacagaggatcagtaacattataaacagacaggagacagaagagacagaacacagaggatcagaaacattacaaacagacaggagacagaagagacagaacacagaggatcagaaacattacaaacagacaggagacagaagagacagaacacacaggatcagaaacattacaaacagacaggagacagaagagacagaacacagaggatcagaaacattacaaacagacaggagacagaagagacagaacacagaggatcagtaacattacaaacagacaggagacagaagagacagaacacagaggatcagaaacattacaaacagacaggagacagaacacacaggatcagaaacattacaaacagacaggagacagaagagacagaacacaggatcagaaacattacaaacagacaggagacagaagagacagaacacagcatcagtaacattataaacagacaggagacagaagagacagaacacagaggatcagaaacattataaacagacaggagtcagaagagacagaacacagaggatcagaaacattacaaacagacaggagacagaagagacagaacacagaggatcagaaacattacaaacagacaggagacagaagagacagaacacagaggatcagaaacattacaaacagacaggagacagaagagacagaacacagaggatcagaaacattacaaacagacaggagacagaagagacagaacacacaggatcagaaacattataaacagacaggagacagaacacaggatcagaaacattacaaacagacaggagacagaagagacagaacacagaggatcagacacattataaacagacaggagacagaacacaggatcagaaacattacaaacagacaggagacagaagagacagaacacagaggatcagaaacattacaaacagacaggagacagaaaagacatcaacacagaggatcagaaacattacaaacagacaagagacagaagagacagaacacagaggatcagtaaCATtccaaacagacaggagacagaagagacatcaacacagaggatcagaaacattacaaacagacaagagacagaagagacagaacacagaggatcagtaacattacaaacagacaggagacagaagagacagaacacagaggatcagaaacattataaacagacaggagacagaagagacagaacacagaggatcagaaacattacaaacagacaggagacagaagagacagaacacagaggatcagaaacattataaacagacaggagacagaagagacagaacacagaggatcagaaacattacaaacagacaggagacagaacacagaggatcagaaacattacaaacagacaggagacataaGAGACAGAACACTGGATCagtaacattacaaacagacaggagacagaagagacagaacacagaggatcagaaacattacaaacagacaggagacagaagagacataaacacagaggatcagaaacattataaacagacaggagacagaagagacagaacacagaggatcagacacattataaacagacaggagacagaacacaggatcagaaacattacaaacagacaggagacagaagagacagaacacagaggatcagaaacattacaaacagacaggagacagaagagacatcaacacagaggatcagaaacattacaaacagacaagagacagaagagacagaacacagaggatcagtaacattacaaacagacaggagacagaagagacatcaacacagaggatcagaaacattacaaacagacaagagacagaagagacagaacacagaggatcagtaacattacaaacagacaggagacagaagagacagaacacagaggatcagaaacattataaacagacaggagacagaagagacaga
It encodes the following:
- the LOC139563450 gene encoding platelet binding protein GspB-like isoform X2, which produces MDTNSVHYFNGGNIELNIFFLSFTLSVHPLLSVHPPLSVHLSLSVHLSLSVHLSRSVHLSLCPSLSLSTPFSLFIHLSLSISLSLSISLSLSISLCPSLSVHLSLSISLSLCPSLSLSIPLSLSISLSVHLSLSVHLSFCPSSSVCPSPSVCPSPSVCPSPSLCPSPSVCLSLSLSISLSVHPSLSVHPSLPVHLSLCPSPSVCPFPSVCPSPSVCPSPSVCPSPSVCPSLSLSISLSLSISLSLCPPLSLCPSPSLSVHPSLSVHLSLSVHLSLSVHLPLSVHLPLSVHLPLSVHLSLCPSLSLSISLSLSISLSLSISLSLSISPSLCPSLSLSLCPSPSLSVHPSLSVHLSLSVHLSLSVHLSLCPPLSLSTPLSLCPPLSLSTPLSLCPSLSLSISLSTQFIKVHHSSNTSVSIITVVGISVFIRFYYTDINTA
- the LOC139563450 gene encoding uro-adherence factor A-like isoform X1, which gives rise to MSTSLSVHLSLCPPLSFSFHLSLCPSLSLCPPLSLCPSLSLSTPLSLSISLSVHPSLSVHLSLCPPLSFSVHLSLCPSPSLCPSLSLCPSRSLSTTLSVHLSLCPSLSLSLSISLSLSLSVHLSLSLCPSLSLSFPLSLSIPLSLSTPLSLSISLSVHHSLCPSLSLSISLSLSVHLSLSLCPSLSLSLRPSLSLSFPLSLSIPLSLSIPLSLSTTLSVHLSFCPSPSVCPSPSLCPSPSVCLSLSLSISLSVHPSLSVHPSLPVHLSLCPSPSVCPFPSVCPSPSVCPSPSVCPSPSVCPSLSLSISLSLSISLSLCPPLSLCPSPSLSVHPSLSVHLSLSVHLSLSVHLPLSVHLPLSVHLPLSVHLSLCPSLSLSISLSLSISLSLSISLSLSISPSLCPSLSLSLCPSPSLSVHPSLSVHLSLSVHLSLSVHLSLCPPLSLSTPLSLCPPLSLSTPLSLCPSLSLSISLSTQFIKVHHSSNTSVSIITVVGISVFIRFYYTDINTA